A segment of the Anguilla anguilla isolate fAngAng1 chromosome 6, fAngAng1.pri, whole genome shotgun sequence genome:
GGGGACAATGGGGCGCATTAAGCCAGTTACTCACGGTGAATGAGCTTGCGTTTCTTTTGTTCCGAGTGAAGGAAGCTGCTCAAGTAGAAGATGATGGGCAGGAAGAGCATGAAGCTGGACACGGCGATGACAGGGACCGTCTCTTCCCGAGTTGAGGAACAATTGAAATTCTTGCTCCACAATCTGCGGGTCATGTTCATCTGAAAGAGTCCCCCAAACACACAAGAGCtaatgaaagaacaaaaaaaaaggtgggggggggggggtgggggcttctCCACCCGGGGAAGCTACGTCTGCGGTACCCACCGAACGGGCAGGAGGAGCCCCCccatgcccacccccccccccaccaccaccacattcgcccctctctccccatcatAACCCCGACCCTGAAAagaaaaccccccaccccccgcttaAAATACAAAACGCCGGCAGCTGATGGTCagagagcattctgggaaaactgAAACAATAAGGCGCTATATCACTGGCAGGCCCAGACGGCTCGCATCCGAAAGGCTACGTCAATACGGAGGGGGTGATAAGTTTACGACCAGGCCCAGTTCCAATGGACATTTCCCATTGCCACTGAGTAGTCACGCGGGTGGGTGCGTGTTGACAAGTTGCCATTAGAACCATCATCTGAACCCTTTCCACATGGAAGTCTAACAGGTGAAGGTGTTTATGTACAAAGACTACAATAGAATAACAACACCCTTTATCCTAAATGCAGGCAACTGTCCTCTTGGAGGCCCTGAATGATTTTAACTGTTTCAGGACATTATAAACTTTTATAAAAAGTATGAAATACACCTAAACCAAGAGCCGCAGGTGATTTCACTGCTCATCCAATTAATGTCATTAATTTAGCAATCCGCAACAGagtggaagaaaagaaaaaactgtaaTTGTGGTTTCCACTGTTGACATCCTGAGCTTCCTGAAAGCGGACAGTGAAAAGATAGCACATGACCACGGGATGACTTGCAGTGGCCCCTAGGGGGTGCTGTTTTCATGCGTTCAAATCGCTGgccactgctgctgtgtttatattttcatcATAATAACAAGAAGCTCCTGCTCAAATATTTTTGAGTAATTTAGCATTCTGGGGtttggaaagaaggggggggggggggaatcaattGTCTTGCCAACGgggcatttaaaaaagttataatTTCAGAATTTGAACAATCCTGCAAAACATTTCTTGCACGTGATTTAATGTTGTCACGGTGACACTTGCAGGATATTGCTGAGAAGATAAAACCATGTCAGGGTCTGCgtgtctgaacacacacacacacacacacacacacacactagtgagAAGGCGTGAATACTCACTGCATCCTCAATATCAATGCACAGGGTATTGTTCGAGTCCATCGCGCTGTAAAGGTCGTTTAAGCGCTTGTAGATCGTTTTGCACTCCTTGCAAAGCTCAGAATGATTGCCTTGctaaaaggaaaagagagagagagggtaggaaacatgaataaacacacacacacacaccaaacatacacacacagtgtacgATACACACTAGTTCATCATCTCATAGTGCAGAACTAAAGCAGTATCACCCAGAGAATAGTAACTAttcttttcatttgcattattcATGACGAGGCTTTTAAAAAGATGCTAATGAATTAACTTAAAGGTCCAtttgaatgtgatttttttttttttaaaaagcaaagaaagcCGGTTTGGTTTCAGTGCATCGACATGGACTTCACTTTGGCGTCACTCAAAGACTGACAACAGACGTCGGGCTCCAGGGTTACTGACCTGCTGGTGTTTCTCAAAGCAGCTGAGCGACTGGTTCAGCACTGCCATGTAGTACAGGGTGTCATTGGTTAAGCTGTGGAGGTCAGGGGCAAGGCAGTCTACAGAGCAGGGAAAGAGGAACTGGTGTTACACAAGTTGTACAACTGTACCACATACCAGCAAGGGACACCTAAGTAAAGAAACCTCAGGAGAAATACCCTATTTACTTTTGAAGGGCAGTAAACGATCATGTGGTCTTCattctttttcattgtttgcGACACAATGATTGGTTTTTACACCAGAGGACTCGGATCATTTTTGGAAACGCACGTAAATctgattttcagattttcagtttCTCGCGTTCCGAGCTGCATTAAGGACAACAGCAAGCTGGCCTCTCTTGGGCGTTCGCCTTCGCCAAATTTGCACTCGCACTGTTCTTTTAATAGTTACTCACGTTTGCAGTCCGACTGCTTCCATATCTCCTGTAGGTTGTCGAAAAGCACGAACACCAGCATCAGCCTGTCGGAGCGCAGAAGGCTATCTCTGCAGCTGACGTTTGAAGGACCCACCTAAAAACAGCAGTTATTTTCAGGACAATATAAACACGTTCATATCCGTATCGTTATATGCTACTTGGACCGAGCAGGGACACAGCTTGTAATGACAAATGTAAAttgtttatgtatgtaaattataaatgttttaataagcCCAGAGCTTAATTCGCTATGGTAAAATCCACAATGAATAAACAATTTGCTGCGTAAGCAGACAAAcgcgcagtaaaaaaaaaaaataaaaaataaaaaataaaaaacacatgatAAAAAACACATGATCAAAAAATAGCATGGAGCGTTATGAATTTAATTAGAtacttaaattaatttgatgcGTTACAGATAAGTGGCCTGCGATCCTGAAACTGATCAAGATTTACAAGTTCTGTTTTCCATAACTCGTTTACGTGTCAGTCACAGGACACGACTGACGACGCCAAGCAGCAGTGACAAGTCAAATGTAGCCCAAGAGATCTAATGCaatggctagctagccaagGCTCTACCATctctaccaaaaaaaaatattcaaccaCCCAGAGGAGCTCACTAATTGGACATCAGTTGAACTTAAAATGCTTTACCTGGTCTGATGATATGTTCTTGTATATTTCCTGCAGGTCACTATACTCGAGGTAACAGTTCTGGCAAATCTTGACAGGGCGGGCGGAAGAAACGAGACAATTCACATACCATACATATCGCAGAGCAAAGATCTTAAGGAGTTCACGGCAATAGTCGCTGACTTCAAGATCCTCTGGAAACGCGGACAGCAAattgagagagaaatgagaacTCCAAGGGAGCGAAGGCGACATAGACAACACAGGGCTTAAAGATGAATTTCTAATAGAGACATCGCCTTCGCTCGACTCGGAAACTGCGGCGTTGATCGGTAAATCAGATGCCCGAATCTTGTTATAAAGCAGCAAAGTAATGAAACAAGTCAGAATGCCGTTGGAAATCATGTTTCCTGAAGAATAGCGGCTACTCCGCAGCCCCTTTGTCAGTCCGCACAgcaacacttcctgtttttcctccTGTCACATGACATGTGAGATCTCGAGAGatgtgtattttcagtttttttttttttttttttttttgccagtcgCTGACACCAGCGAAGATACAAGCTGAAACAGTATTACCTTCTAActcaaataatatttaaagATAAGTATACAATATTTAGTAAAGGTATATCAATTTCAAACATAGCTAAAACATGAAATGGATGGATTATTTTAGCTGGGCAATTGTAGCATGCTTGTTGTATCGGCAAGttagcaataaaacaaaactatgCGCGAgcacatttaactttttttgccaAGACGTATTGTAATATGTACTTTATTCAAATTGAGATATGAATAATCTTTGTTTTAGTAACCAATTTTTCTTGATGCTACAAACGATGCAAGCTTACCGCAAACAAGGGAACCTAACTGCAGCTGTATCATCAGACACTTGAgctgtttatacttgcttctacTGTATACTTCGCATtatcactgtttttaaaaacaaaaatgcatattataATAAAATGGGATGATAAAACAGGAATACATTATTTTGTGAAGTTCTGTAATGGGTCAAATTTTGCTGCAATGGTGACAACACCTTTTATAACAACCTGCAAACATAAACTGCAAAGTCTAATTACACAACAGTGgggagtatttatttatttatttatttatttaaagttcaTTTTTCAGTATCTGGCTTTTTTTTACGTTACTGTTACACGAAAATGGGATTATATACAATTTGGTTAAATAAATCCCAGCTCTGGAAGTCAATACATTAGTGTCACAGAATCCCCCTTATCCCCATCCTCTGGCGATGAAGAGTTGAACAGTCTATTCACGCGCACTGATG
Coding sequences within it:
- the ostm1 gene encoding osteopetrosis-associated transmembrane protein 1; amino-acid sequence: MISNGILTCFITLLLYNKIRASDLPINAAVSESSEGDVSIRNSSLSPVLSMSPSLPWSSHFSLNLLSAFPEDLEVSDYCRELLKIFALRYVWYVNCLVSSARPVKICQNCYLEYSDLQEIYKNISSDQVGPSNVSCRDSLLRSDRLMLVFVLFDNLQEIWKQSDCKHCLAPDLHSLTNDTLYYMAVLNQSLSCFEKHQQQGNHSELCKECKTIYKRLNDLYSAMDSNNTLCIDIEDAMNMTRRLWSKNFNCSSTREETVPVIAVSSFMLFLPIIFYLSSFLHSEQKKRKLIHPKRAKSSNSMANIQEKYS